The DNA region TCGGCCAGCCGCAGCCACCCCTGCGGGGCGCCCAGGTGGTCCACGGCCAGCAACCAGCCGTCGGCGGACTCGGCGCCGGCCAGCGAGGAGCCCATCGCGATGGTGGGCTCGTCGCGGGTGGCGATCTCGCCGGCCGGGGTGAAGCCCAGCGCCCGGTAACCCCGGTCACGCCCGACGAAGGCCGCCACGAAGGCGTCAGCCGGTTCGCTCAGCAGCTGCGCCGGGGTGGCCAGCTGGGCGAGCCGGCCGCCGACCCGCAGCACCGCGACCTGGTCGCCGAGCTTGATCGCCTCATCGATGTCATGGGTGACGAACACGATGGTCTTGCCGAGCTCGTTCTGAAGCCGCAGGAACTCCTCTTGCAATTGCTCGCGTGCGACGGGGTCCACCGCGCTGAAGGGCTCATCCATCAACATGACCGGCGGGTCGGCGGCCAGCGCCCGGGCCACTCCGACGCGCTGCTGCTGGCCGCCGGAGAGCTGAGCGGGATAGCGGTCGGCGAAGTGGGCCGGCAGCCCGACCCGCTCCAGCAGCTCGCGGCTGCGCGCTCGCGCCTTCTTGCGGTCCCAGCCGAGCAGCAACGGCACCGTGGCGATGTTGTCCAGGATCGTACGGTGCGGAAACAGCCCCGCGTGCTGGATCACGTACCCGATCTGGCGGCGCAGCTCGTGGGTGGCGATGGTCGAGGTGTCCTTGTCATCGAGCCAGACCTTGCCCGAGGTCGGCTCGATCATCCGGTTGATCATCCGGAGCGAGGTCGTCTTTCCGCAGCCGGACGGGCCGACGAGGACGGTGATCTGGCCGGACGGGGCCACCATGTCCAGCGAGTCGACGGCCACGGTGCCGTCGGGGTAGTGCTTGGAGACCGAATCGAATCGGATCACGAGAGCAAGTCACCTTCAGGCCGGTCGAGGCCGGACGCCTCGAAGTGAGCGGACGCCTCGAAGTGAGCGGACGCCACCTGCTGTGCCGTTGCTGCTCAACGAGCATCAACGCGCATTGTTCCATCGCCGGATTGATCTGTAACCCTGGCGCCTGCGTGTGACAGAATCCGCCTCCGCGACAGTGGAGGGGCGCCTTGGCGATCCGGATTGACGGGCAGCGCCTCACGACAGCTCAGATCGGGGCTGCCGCGACCGGCCCGCTGAGAGTCGAAGTGAGCGAGCAGGCCCTCGACCGGGTCCTGCGATCACACCAGCAGGCGGTGCTGGCCGCCCGGCAGCGCCCGATCTACGGCGTGAGCACCGGGGTCGGCGCCAACCGGGCCGTCGATGTCGAACCTGACACCGAGGGCGCTCAGGGCCTGCTGCGCAGCCATGCCACCTCGGCCGGCAGCGTCCGCTCGGCCGACCGGGTGCGGGCCATGCTGTTGATCCGGCTCAACCAGCTCTGCGCCGGCGGCGCCGGCCTGCGCCCGGCCGTGGTCCACGCGCTGGCCGACATGATCAACGCCGACGCGCTGCCGGTCATCCGGGAGTTCGTCGGCATCGGCACCGCCGAGTTGTCAGCGCTGGCCACCACGGCGCTGGCGCTGCAGGATCGCTCACCCCGACAGGACCGGCTGGTGTTCGGACCGCATGACGCGCTGCCGTTCATCTCCAGCAATGCCGCCGCGCTCTCCGATGCCGCGCTGGCCGTCCGGTGCTTCACGGCCACCGCCCGGGCGGCGCTGGTGGTGGCCGCGCTGAGCTTCGCCGCGGTCGGCGGCAACGCCGAGGCCTACGCCGCACCGGTCGAGCGCGCCACTCCGATGCCTGGCGCCAGGACGACCTGCCGGCTGATGCGCACCCTGGTCGGCGCGCCCGAGCCGGCCAGGATCCAGGACCCGTACGGCCTGCGCGCGCTGCCGCAGGGACACGGCATCCTGCTGGACGCGCTCACCCAGTTGACCGCGACGATCGACGCCTACGCCAACGCGCCCTCGGAGAACCCCTCGATCCTGGCCGACGGCTCGGTGGCCCACCACGGCGGCTTCCACGCCGGGTACCTGGCCCTGGCCTGCGACACCGCCGCGATCGCCGCGGTGCAGTCCGGCCAGCTGGCGCTCAACCGGCTGACCTACGTCAGCGAGCCCAACCACACGGGGCTGGCGCCCTTCCTCGGCGACGGCACGGCTGGGGCGTCGGGGGTGATGGTGGTCGAGTACGTGGCCGCCGCCGCGCTGGGAGACCTGCGGGCGGCCACCGCGCCGGCCTCGACCCAGAGCATCACGCTCTCGCGCGGCTTCGAGGACACCGCCAGCTTCGCCTCACTGGCGGCCCGGCAGCTGCTCGCCGCCGCCGACCGGTATGAGCTGCTGGTGGCCTGCGAGCTGGTAGCGGCATTGCGAGCGGTCCGGATGAGCCAGCCCCCGCTGACCGCGCGCCAGGCCCGTGCCGTCGAGGTGTGCGAGCGGCTGTCGCCCGTGGTCACCGACCGGGACCTGACCGGTGACATCGAGCTCGCCCAGCGAGTGATCCCGGCGCTGGCCGGGCTGGTGGACGTGCCCTGAGCCGCGCACTGGCCGCGCGCTGCCCGGCCGGATCCCGCCTGGTTCGCTTCTAGGGCTGCCACTCGTCGGCGAGCAAGGCATAGCCCATGCCGTCGAGCCACCCTCGCGACCGATGCAGCGAGTCGCGGACGGTGTAGAGCTCACGGCGCATGCCGACCCGCTCCATCAGCCGCCACGACGCCTCGTTCTCGGCGAAGCAGTTGGCCGTCACCCGGCGCAGGGCGAGGTCGGTGAAGCAGATCCGGATCAGCTCGCGGACCGCCTCGGTGGCATATCCGCGCCCGGTGTGGTCAGGATGCAGGAACCAGCCCAGCTCGGCCTGCACCCCCTGCGCCTGCTCGGCGACCTCGGCCTGCGCCCAGGCGTCCTCGACGTTGATCATCAGATCGCCGATGACCGCGCCCTCGAGTTCGACGATG from Jatrophihabitans sp. includes:
- a CDS encoding ABC transporter ATP-binding protein; translated protein: MIRFDSVSKHYPDGTVAVDSLDMVAPSGQITVLVGPSGCGKTTSLRMINRMIEPTSGKVWLDDKDTSTIATHELRRQIGYVIQHAGLFPHRTILDNIATVPLLLGWDRKKARARSRELLERVGLPAHFADRYPAQLSGGQQQRVGVARALAADPPVMLMDEPFSAVDPVAREQLQEEFLRLQNELGKTIVFVTHDIDEAIKLGDQVAVLRVGGRLAQLATPAQLLSEPADAFVAAFVGRDRGYRALGFTPAGEIATRDEPTIAMGSSLAGAESADGWLLAVDHLGAPQGWLRLADPRSAKAGQDGVIVTEQLLHRGGTVAGQGGSLRALLDACLSSPSGRGVVVDDAGRLAGTVTAAEVLALIEQRSPAGAAGQPAGSGQ
- a CDS encoding aromatic amino acid ammonia-lyase, coding for MAIRIDGQRLTTAQIGAAATGPLRVEVSEQALDRVLRSHQQAVLAARQRPIYGVSTGVGANRAVDVEPDTEGAQGLLRSHATSAGSVRSADRVRAMLLIRLNQLCAGGAGLRPAVVHALADMINADALPVIREFVGIGTAELSALATTALALQDRSPRQDRLVFGPHDALPFISSNAAALSDAALAVRCFTATARAALVVAALSFAAVGGNAEAYAAPVERATPMPGARTTCRLMRTLVGAPEPARIQDPYGLRALPQGHGILLDALTQLTATIDAYANAPSENPSILADGSVAHHGGFHAGYLALACDTAAIAAVQSGQLALNRLTYVSEPNHTGLAPFLGDGTAGASGVMVVEYVAAAALGDLRAATAPASTQSITLSRGFEDTASFASLAARQLLAAADRYELLVACELVAALRAVRMSQPPLTARQARAVEVCERLSPVVTDRDLTGDIELAQRVIPALAGLVDVP
- a CDS encoding GNAT family N-acetyltransferase, yielding MRRGQVAMAGDPPAAVIPATGQQAQSQAGPEPVASSPLDALSWPVRTARLHLRAAVADDAEAVWGFWQLEAVTRWVTRAPATFEEHRAVFVSPARLATTLIVELEGAVIGDLMINVEDAWAQAEVAEQAQGVQAELGWFLHPDHTGRGYATEAVRELIRICFTDLALRRVTANCFAENEASWRLMERVGMRRELYTVRDSLHRSRGWLDGMGYALLADEWQP